In Dermacentor variabilis isolate Ectoservices chromosome 1, ASM5094787v1, whole genome shotgun sequence, the genomic stretch TGCACAACTGCCGAGCACAGTCAAGGTCATACAAGCTATGATGTTGCCTGAAAAGCAAGGCTGCTCTCACTCATAATTCATTCTACACAGTCACCTCCCATTGCGCCTGTGTTTGTCCTTGAACGCAAGATGCGATAATCAAGTACAGCGAGACACATATACAAGAAATAAACATTTATGTTGATATGGCACTCTGATCTGACGAGTAATCTTGGTCAAGATACCTGTTGCACTTTCTAAATCAGTGCCGAAATATTCTGCCTTGCCACATTCCCcctgcccctcccccccaaaatAATGTAGTAGCCACAAGAAACGCACCTCAGACATATATCTGTCATCACATCACCTAGTGTCACAGCCTCAAATTTATGCTGCGTGATTCATATAATGCCAGCTGAAATGTGTCCTATCTCGTCACCTGCTGAAATTTCCATTTCAGTGAATGTACTCTAGCCGAAAAAATTTGCTTACCATGCAACATGAAACAGCCATTGTGACTCTGGGCATTGCCATGTCAAAAATTTGTTGGAAATGCTTTCCTTATTTGTAGCCGCTTAAAAGACAATGATGGCAACAACTTCACTTCTACGATGGGCAGAAATGAGTGGTACATAATGCTGCTAACAAAGATCACATTTTCCTTTTGAAGTGGAAAATTACCCTACACATCGGAACCATCAGTGCTGAAATGTTCTGATGAGGCTATACCTAAATGTAGAGATCAAGACAAGCTCCTGCTTGAGCCTGGTCATTTGCTATCATTTGTGACAGTGATGACAGCTTGAGAAGCTGTGGACGGCTTCTTTAATGCACCTTGGACCACTTCAGCCATTAATTTGTGCCTTGATTTCCTTCTGAAAAGCCTATAAACTTGTGTATATGACTATGCACCTAAGTCAAACAGTAGCATTTTTCTATCAGCCGCATCTTTTCACAGTGATAGCTGAGACCTCAAGTTCTGGAAAGGCTTAACGTATGAAGTGTACACTGATGTTAATAGGTCTCTACATGCAACGAGCAGCTTAAGGTAACTTTAAGCTCCAACTTGCTCAAGCCCACTGAGTGCAAATATGATGCTGAAGTGGGGTTTAGTCAAAGTGAAGGACTGTAGTCAATGGATCACTAAATCTAGCTGCAACATTTAAACAATGCTATTCAAGCTGATTAACACTCGATTCAAGTGTGAAGACCTAATTCAAGAACAGCTGCTGGTAAGTGATTTAGGCATTATACTTTTACGTACACAAAAGCTGGTTGCTGTAGCTGCTGACATGTAAACATGCACAAAATGGCAAGGTCAGAAACAGAGAAATAAGTTGAACATGCTGTACAGGCAGCCAGAAGTTGTGCTACTAATTCAATTACAGAGCTAAAGTATTTGTTATCCTGCAGTAACAtgggcataaaagcagttatataGAGATCAGTAACCAAAGACCATTCTTGCTTCAATTAATGAGATCTATGTATATTCGAGTGCAATAGCACCAGtgaatagacaaaaaaaaaagaaagaaagtgctacTTCAAATGAAGACAGAAACAAAATAACAGCAGCAGTGTAAACATAACTTCTTTAGCAAAAACCTCAACAGGTATAAAAAATTCAGATAGAGATTGCTTTTGTTGCGGTTTAGCCCATCAAACTGCATTAATCTCCAAAATGCAATGTTGCTTGGAGAAATACCATTCGCTTTGCATTTAATGCTTTTCTTATATAATCTTACAAAGTGCCACTTCTATTTGGCTGTCCTACAAGGACCAGCATCAGTTTAGTCTATTATAAAGCCACACAGAGGTCCTTCACGGTGACAAAAGAAATGCCTACGGCAAGTTGTAGGGAAACCTCAAGCTGACATGTTGCATGTTAAAGGCCAGCATTGTGCACGGCATACAAGAATTGGCAAAAATGGCAGCGGCTGCCACTGTGACCATTGCATCCTGCATTTACCATAAGTTCTCCTACGCCTATGCCTTTTTGACTTGGATAAGGCGTTTTGCACATGGCAGCTGCTGAAAACATTGTCAACAGACACCCCAAGCACCGACTAGACCTTGCACTATAAACAAATGTCCAGAAGTCACCCAGGGGCCAGCGGACCTTTTACATGCTTTGAGTCCAGAGTCAAGCAAGCAGCAGGTGCAATGCTGAGGGCAATGGCCGCTGATGGCCACTATCCTGGAAGAGTTCAGTAGCATCAATGGGGATGGTCACTTTTTGAGCGCCCACTGGAGGTCATCAGAGCGTGGCCGACAGCCTGTAAAGGCAGAGATGACTGCTTCCAGCGCTGGCCAAAAGTGGAGTTTTTCCAATGGATAATTGAGCCAACCAGTAGTGATGCAAAAGTAAGTCTCATGGGGTGCCACATGGTGGATTCGGTGATGTTGTCGGGGCAGCACCACATGCCACTCCTGAAGAAGAGTCACCCACCGTGGCAGTCCAAAGTATGTGTGCGACCACTTGTGAATCTGCAATGAAGAAAACAGCCACCATGCAACAAGTCAGTGGGAGCCATCTGTGTGCCACAATCAACAAACCACTGAAAATCTGAAATTCTAAGGCTTGCCTTCTTGCTAAACAAGGAGTGCTGCATTTAGTTATTGCACATTTCATAATGCATATTTCAAAAATGCTAACCGCAGGTAGTATAGCCCTAGCACAATAAtggagaagcaaaaaaaaaaaaagctgtgaaaTAAGAACAGCCTTTAGCTGAAAAATTAAAATTACGGGAATGCTGAGATTCATACCTGATTGGTGAATGCCACAAAAAGGGCCAGAAGGAAGAGGAAACAGTTCCAGTGGTATGTGGCCAGGATGGCCTGTGGAGGCTTGGAGGCAAAGCCCCAGGCCATGCTGGCCAACACTGGAATGGGCACCATGAAGTTGTCCCCATTTGTCTCAATGAAGTCATGCCGTGTGATTGATGTTGGATCGATGTGATGCTCCCGGAAAGGACGTATAAATGCCTGCAGTTGTATCAAGTGTAGGCATCTTATTTAGAAATACTGCAATGACTACTGGAGCATGCAGCACTTTTTACACAATTTCAGACTGATGGCCATCCACTTCATTGGAAGCATTGTGCATGCAATGAATTAAAGCATTAATCCAGACTGCCCATTCCAAATGTTGCCTCTTTAATAAAGGGCCCCCGCACCAGGCTGCATAGAAAATTTTgattatacactggaagttgttgtgtgtcctctagggagcgttctgccgcaaaaatttttaaagtcggctcattaatagccgaaacagaaatatttcagtgccgcgaacccatgatttcagcaggcgggctccactgcatagtgagactctctccactcaccccgtctagcctccacaagcgaaattccttccctgcattctcccataccggaccttgagGATCGTGTGACACATACATCACGGTCCCCgccttcactttttctttttttttctcctcgcgcgcaacgccgccagcggcgttgcgcgcgagctgttatcattttgcgcagcgcacaattttgcgcgctgtgcacaaggacacatgactagcgtcATCATTCAGTACTACGCGAATACTGAGGCGGAACAAGCGGATcgtagagcatgatcacgcgctggaacacggtagaaaatagcctaatttcggtacctgcgcacgtgaccgcacgaccgtgggaacaataatttttttttttttaatatatggggttttacaagccaaaaccactttctgaccgtgggaacaagcagacgaagcggaagtacatctctcttgcttcggtgcgaagtaaagcgaaaaacacgcaggcattccgtttgtgtcttttattatttctctaaacttcaattcgtcaattcaagcaatagatcacacaaataacaggtggtgccttgaataattcttgaagtcacgtgtcaccacgagcgacgtcacactgcggacttgagtacgtaggcgcagggacggtgagtacgtcatcctccggcttggagcgtggcggccgcaaggagaaagaaaaacggcgtttggtttgaaatttcagatctttccgcggcgcgcagcgatgtaataTTTTGCcgacacgatcgttatcacgcaatgtatgctctgcacttgtcagcacgaaatggccagacctggtgaggggccctttaaggcacaCACAATATAACCTTgcaatttaaagggacactaaaaagaaaaataattcgaGCTGTATAATAAGTTACCTTTATACAATGCCAGAAAGTCACTCTTACTGTGAGAGACTTGGTAAGCCACAAAAGATGAAAAAATTAAAGATCTTAGATAAAACGTTTGGCAAGATTGGCTTAGCAATTTGTAATTGTCGCACTTCTTTTGCCAGAAAGGAATTTACATATGAAACTCAAAGCTGTCAGCCAAACTGAGTTGATGCTTGCATTTTCCATCATTCTGGTGCTGGCTGAATCATCACTACAAAAAGCCACATACACATTAGTGCTTGACTTTGTCTGAAATATCTTGCAAAACAACCAACAAGCGCGAGCAAGGCAGACTTACCTAAAGAGGTACAAGTAACATCAACTAAAGACGTA encodes the following:
- the Kua gene encoding plasmanylethanolamine desaturase Kua, whose translation is MAMACNLLPPVKTEKQILENSMPEDDPNSNSDTYQPSNAVDGQLKPRWGPHHAGARELAGLYTRGKRTQETVCIAVCLTLMGYNLFQLLLYFQASRWSTIIAAALCGVVTADFLSGLVHWAADTWGSVELPVIGKAFIRPFREHHIDPTSITRHDFIETNGDNFMVPIPVLASMAWGFASKPPQAILATYHWNCFLFLLALFVAFTNQIHKWSHTYFGLPRWVTLLQEWHVVLPRQHHRIHHVAPHETYFCITTGWLNYPLEKLHFWPALEAVISAFTGCRPRSDDLQWALKK